In one window of Azoarcus olearius DNA:
- a CDS encoding OsmC family protein, with the protein MECTVKWVGGMAFLAETGTGHLVAMDGAPEAGGRNLAPRPMELLLAGAGGCTAFDTVLILKRGRQDIRDCTVRVEADRAETDPKVFTRIRFFYTVTGKNLKPESVERAIHLSAEKYCSASIMLGKTAEISHEWEIVEAAG; encoded by the coding sequence ATGGAATGCACTGTCAAGTGGGTAGGCGGGATGGCCTTCCTGGCCGAAACCGGCACCGGTCACCTGGTTGCCATGGACGGCGCGCCCGAAGCGGGCGGCCGCAACCTCGCCCCTCGCCCGATGGAACTCCTGCTCGCCGGCGCCGGCGGCTGCACGGCCTTCGACACGGTGCTGATCCTGAAGCGGGGCCGGCAGGACATTCGTGACTGTACCGTACGCGTAGAAGCGGACCGCGCCGAGACTGACCCGAAGGTGTTTACCCGCATCCGCTTCTTCTACACCGTCACCGGGAAGAACCTGAAGCCGGAATCCGTCGAGCGGGCAATCCATCTCTCGGCCGAAAAGTACTGTTCGGCCTCGATCATGCTCGGGAAGACCGCGGAAATCTCCCACGAGTGGGAAATCGTCGAGGCGGCCGGCTGA
- the rplM gene encoding 50S ribosomal protein L13 produces the protein MKTFSAKPHEVQRDWFVVDGTDKVLGRLAAEVARRLRGKHKAIYTPHVDTGDYIVVVNVDKLRVTGNKALDKKYYRHSGYPGGIYETNFTKLQQRFPERVLEKAVKGMLPKGPLGYAMLKKLKCYAGAEHPHAAQQPKVLEI, from the coding sequence ATGAAGACGTTTTCTGCCAAGCCGCACGAGGTTCAGCGCGACTGGTTCGTGGTTGATGGCACGGACAAAGTGCTTGGCCGCCTGGCTGCCGAAGTTGCGCGTCGCCTGCGCGGCAAGCACAAGGCTATCTATACCCCGCACGTCGATACGGGCGATTACATCGTCGTCGTCAATGTCGACAAGCTGCGCGTGACCGGTAACAAGGCCCTGGACAAGAAGTACTACCGTCACTCGGGTTATCCTGGCGGTATCTACGAGACCAACTTCACCAAGCTGCAGCAGCGCTTCCCGGAGCGTGTGCTGGAAAAGGCGGTGAAGGGCATGCTGCCGAAGGGCCCGCTGGGCTACGCCATGCTGAAGAAGCTGAAGTGCTACGCCGGTGCCGAGCACCCGCATGCCGCCCAGCAGCCCAAAGTTCTCGAGATCTGA
- a CDS encoding bactofilin family protein has protein sequence MFNKPALFPKNADSLPPRTVRPAGTGLNGGPVGQATGVQAPPKETPSVAEPTVPENETQEAQRPAADHAGSSLIVGPDVKLKGAEILDCDTLVVEGRVEATMDSRVIRIAERGAFSGTVCIDVAEIHGSFEGELTAREQLIIHATGRVSGKIRYGKILIEAGGEVSGDVQSCNSKKPAVLRDEKPVFSEPKPLTAVNG, from the coding sequence ATGTTCAACAAGCCCGCTCTGTTTCCCAAGAACGCCGATTCCCTGCCGCCGCGCACCGTGCGTCCGGCGGGCACGGGCCTGAACGGCGGTCCGGTCGGTCAGGCGACCGGCGTACAGGCGCCTCCCAAGGAGACGCCGTCGGTCGCGGAGCCCACCGTGCCCGAGAACGAGACCCAGGAGGCGCAACGTCCGGCCGCCGATCACGCGGGCAGCAGTCTCATCGTCGGTCCGGACGTCAAGCTGAAGGGTGCCGAGATCCTGGATTGCGACACCCTGGTGGTGGAAGGTCGGGTCGAAGCCACGATGGACAGCCGGGTGATCCGCATCGCCGAGCGCGGCGCTTTTTCGGGCACCGTCTGCATCGACGTCGCGGAAATCCACGGCAGCTTCGAGGGGGAACTGACCGCGCGCGAGCAGTTGATCATCCACGCTACGGGCCGGGTGAGCGGCAAGATCCGTTACGGCAAGATCCTGATCGAGGCGGGTGGCGAAGTGTCGGGCGACGTGCAGTCGTGCAACAGCAAGAAGCCTGCGGTGCTGCGCGACGAGAAGCCGGTGTTCAGCGAGCCCAAGCCGCTGACTGCGGTCAACGGCTGA
- a CDS encoding RNA pyrophosphohydrolase: MLDREGYRPNVGIILVNARNEVFWGKRIREHSWQFPQGGIKHGESPEQAMYRELYEEVGLRPEHVKILGRTRGWLRYDVPKHWIRREWRNTYRGQKQIWYLLRLVGRDTDVCLRASTHPEFDAWRWSEYWVPLEAVIEFKRQVYQQALTELSRLLFRSKPAELPEGYRQGTASQA, encoded by the coding sequence ATGCTCGACCGCGAAGGCTATCGCCCGAACGTCGGCATCATTCTGGTGAACGCGCGCAACGAGGTGTTCTGGGGCAAACGGATCCGCGAACATTCCTGGCAGTTTCCGCAAGGCGGCATCAAGCACGGCGAGTCGCCGGAGCAGGCCATGTACCGGGAACTGTACGAAGAAGTCGGATTGCGTCCCGAGCACGTGAAGATTCTCGGTCGCACGCGTGGCTGGTTGAGGTACGACGTTCCCAAGCACTGGATCAGGCGGGAGTGGCGCAACACGTATCGCGGGCAGAAGCAGATCTGGTATCTGCTCCGCCTCGTCGGTCGCGATACCGACGTTTGCCTTCGGGCCAGCACGCATCCGGAATTCGATGCCTGGCGCTGGAGCGAATACTGGGTGCCACTGGAAGCGGTGATCGAGTTCAAGCGGCAGGTGTATCAGCAGGCGCTGACCGAGTTGTCGCGTCTGCTGTTCCGCAGCAAGCCGGCCGAATTGCCGGAAGGCTATCGCCAAGGCACTGCCTCGCAGGCGTGA
- a CDS encoding sigma 54-interacting transcriptional regulator, producing MTPTEHRHLLVVDDDPDLLRLLAMRLQANGYRVSPVGTAEAALARLAVERVDLVLSDVRLPDRDGLALFEEVRRLYPALPVILLTAHGTIPDAIDATSRGVAGYLTKPYDSQDLLDNVERALHLAAPAGDTGSGTTTEAYAFEGMLSRSTRMHALFDETRLVAASDASVLIRGESGTGKEVLAHAIHAASPRAAAPFIAVNCGAIPEALLESELFGHVRGAFTGAVTNRRGLFQAAHGGTLFLDEIGDMPLTLQVKLLRVLQERAVRPVGSTRSEPIDVRIVSATHRDLDSELTAGRFREDLYYRINVVNLNLPTLSERREDIPLLAEHFLREQAARYGKPLRGFAPGALEALVTASWPGNIRQLQNVVEQTCALATTPLIPLALVKRALRATPPAALSYAEAKQRFERGYLVQLLKLTEGRVADAARLAQRNRTEFYRLIQRHGLDPALFRGPASPRESADDGA from the coding sequence ATGACGCCGACCGAGCACCGCCATCTGCTGGTGGTCGATGACGACCCCGACCTGCTGCGCCTGCTGGCGATGCGGCTGCAGGCCAACGGCTATCGCGTCAGCCCGGTGGGCACCGCCGAAGCAGCACTCGCACGTCTTGCGGTGGAACGGGTGGACCTGGTGTTGAGCGATGTCCGCCTGCCCGACCGCGACGGCCTGGCTCTGTTCGAAGAGGTACGGCGCCTGTATCCCGCGCTGCCGGTGATCCTGCTCACGGCGCACGGCACCATCCCGGACGCGATCGATGCGACCTCGCGTGGCGTCGCCGGCTACCTGACCAAGCCCTACGACAGCCAGGACCTGCTGGACAACGTGGAGCGCGCGCTGCATCTGGCCGCGCCGGCCGGCGATACGGGCAGCGGCACCACCACCGAGGCCTACGCATTCGAAGGCATGCTCAGCCGCAGCACGCGCATGCACGCGCTGTTCGACGAAACCCGGCTGGTCGCGGCCTCCGACGCCAGCGTGCTGATCCGCGGCGAGAGCGGCACCGGCAAGGAAGTGCTCGCGCACGCCATCCATGCCGCCAGCCCGCGCGCCGCGGCGCCCTTCATTGCGGTCAATTGCGGCGCGATCCCGGAAGCGCTGCTCGAATCGGAACTGTTCGGTCACGTCCGCGGCGCCTTCACCGGCGCGGTGACCAATCGCCGCGGCCTCTTCCAGGCGGCCCATGGCGGCACCTTGTTCCTGGACGAGATCGGCGACATGCCGCTGACGCTGCAGGTGAAACTGCTGCGCGTGCTGCAGGAGCGCGCGGTCCGCCCCGTGGGCTCGACGCGCAGCGAGCCGATCGACGTCCGCATCGTCTCGGCCACCCACCGCGATCTCGACAGCGAACTCACCGCCGGCCGGTTTCGTGAAGACCTGTATTACCGGATCAACGTGGTCAACCTCAACCTGCCGACGCTGAGCGAACGGCGCGAGGACATTCCTCTGCTTGCCGAGCACTTCCTGCGCGAACAGGCGGCGCGCTACGGGAAACCCCTGCGCGGCTTCGCCCCCGGCGCACTGGAAGCGCTGGTCACCGCCAGCTGGCCGGGCAACATCCGCCAGTTGCAGAACGTGGTGGAACAGACCTGCGCCCTCGCCACCACGCCACTGATTCCGCTCGCGCTGGTCAAACGCGCGCTGCGCGCAACGCCGCCCGCGGCACTGAGCTATGCCGAGGCCAAGCAGCGTTTCGAACGCGGCTATCTCGTCCAGTTGCTCAAGCTCACCGAGGGCCGCGTTGCCGATGCTGCCCGCCTGGCGCAACGCAACCGCACCGAGTTCTACCGCCTCATCCAGCGCCACGGCCTGGATCCGGCGCTGTTCCGCGGCCCCGCATCGCCGCGCGAATCCGCTGACGACGGCGCTTGA
- a CDS encoding sensor histidine kinase — translation MRHPSFRFTLLAGFLLVAGVLGAIAASAWLGLADFAARTRAQATEAIAMSAALQQLGERTIDLERALRQFLVLRDPALLERIQSARAEATAALDRLDAAHPVLRGLSDEWRRLSEPSALAPETVLPHSASEAAAALQRLREINATLARRLNDLLESQKATELDALDQRREQLAAELGAGVVLAALFALLIAWWILRPLRQLSHAIAALGEDRLAARVAVGGPADLRELGTRLDWLRQRLADLEANRNRVLRHVSHELKTPLASLREGIALLTDGVPGPLNAAQREVTGILAANARSLQERIEQLLDYNASQFNAAQLNRRPVSLRELAAAVLDELRLPAESKGLKLSLEGEVPALALDADKMRVVLSNLITNAIAVSPAGGGIRLSLSQQRDGVSLDCTDDGPGVAPEDAERIFEPFVRGPTAAGKGSGLGLAIAREFVRAHGGIIGLRPASRGACFHIELPYA, via the coding sequence ATGCGCCATCCCTCGTTCCGCTTCACCTTGCTGGCCGGTTTTCTGCTCGTCGCGGGCGTGCTCGGCGCCATCGCCGCGAGCGCTTGGCTGGGCCTCGCCGACTTCGCCGCGCGCACCCGCGCGCAAGCAACCGAGGCCATCGCGATGTCGGCAGCACTGCAGCAACTGGGCGAGCGGACGATCGATCTGGAGCGCGCGCTGCGTCAATTCCTGGTGCTGCGCGATCCGGCCTTGCTGGAGCGGATCCAGTCCGCGCGCGCGGAAGCCACCGCAGCGCTCGACCGCCTCGATGCCGCGCACCCGGTGTTGCGAGGCCTCAGCGATGAGTGGCGGCGGCTCTCCGAACCCTCCGCCCTCGCCCCCGAAACCGTGCTTCCACACAGTGCCAGCGAGGCCGCCGCCGCGCTGCAACGCCTGCGCGAAATCAACGCCACGCTCGCGCGCCGTCTCAACGATCTGCTCGAAAGCCAGAAGGCAACCGAACTCGACGCGCTCGACCAGCGCCGCGAGCAGCTGGCCGCCGAACTTGGCGCGGGTGTCGTGCTGGCGGCCCTGTTCGCGCTGCTGATCGCATGGTGGATCCTGCGACCACTGCGCCAGCTCAGCCACGCGATCGCAGCCTTGGGCGAGGACCGCTTGGCGGCACGGGTTGCGGTGGGCGGGCCGGCGGATCTGCGTGAACTGGGCACACGGCTGGACTGGTTGCGCCAACGCCTGGCCGACCTCGAAGCCAACCGCAACCGCGTGCTGCGCCACGTTTCGCACGAGCTGAAGACGCCGCTCGCATCGCTGCGCGAAGGCATCGCACTACTCACCGACGGCGTGCCCGGCCCGCTCAACGCGGCCCAGCGCGAAGTCACCGGCATCCTCGCAGCCAATGCCCGCAGCCTGCAGGAACGTATCGAACAGTTGCTCGACTACAACGCAAGCCAGTTCAATGCCGCCCAGCTCAACCGCCGCCCGGTTTCGCTACGCGAGCTGGCCGCCGCGGTCCTCGACGAGCTGCGCCTGCCTGCCGAAAGCAAGGGGCTGAAGCTGTCCCTCGAAGGCGAAGTGCCGGCGCTGGCTCTGGACGCGGACAAGATGCGTGTCGTGCTCTCCAACCTCATCACCAATGCGATTGCCGTCAGCCCTGCCGGCGGCGGGATCAGGCTGAGCCTGTCGCAGCAGCGCGACGGCGTCAGCCTCGACTGCACGGACGACGGGCCCGGCGTCGCGCCCGAGGATGCGGAGCGCATCTTCGAGCCCTTCGTGCGCGGACCGACCGCCGCGGGCAAGGGCAGCGGCCTGGGCCTCGCCATCGCGCGTGAATTCGTCCGGGCCCATGGCGGCATCATCGGCTTGCGTCCGGCCTCGCGCGGCGCGTGCTTTCACATCGAGCTGCCTTATGCCTGA
- the erpA gene encoding iron-sulfur cluster insertion protein ErpA: MNAAVETPEILVFTDNAANKVRELIDEEGNPALKLRVFVTGGGCSGFQYGFTFDEEVNEDDTAFEKNGVTLLIDPMSYQYLVGAEIDYTEGLEGSQFVIRNPNATSTCGCGSSFSA; this comes from the coding sequence ATGAACGCAGCAGTTGAAACCCCCGAAATTCTCGTCTTCACCGACAACGCCGCCAACAAGGTGCGCGAACTCATCGATGAGGAAGGCAATCCGGCGCTGAAGCTCCGCGTGTTCGTCACTGGGGGCGGCTGTTCCGGCTTCCAGTACGGCTTCACCTTCGATGAGGAAGTGAACGAAGACGACACCGCTTTCGAAAAGAACGGCGTCACCCTGCTGATCGATCCGATGAGCTATCAGTACCTTGTCGGCGCTGAAATCGATTACACCGAAGGGCTTGAGGGCTCGCAGTTCGTGATTCGCAACCCCAATGCAACCAGCACGTGCGGGTGCGGCTCATCGTTCTCCGCGTGA
- the coq7 gene encoding 2-polyprenyl-3-methyl-6-methoxy-1,4-benzoquinone monooxygenase, with protein MFDKAIIEFDKALRTVFAPARSVRPVPGDDVPDAPLDDEQKRHAAALMRVNHVGEICAQALYQGQAIMSADERVREELQRASHEETEHLAWTEQRIAELGGRKSLLNPLWYSGALAIGMLAGRFGDRWNLGFLAETERQVEAHLTSHLERLPADDRKSRAIVEQMRTDEVEHAETALKLGGRELPLPVRSAMKLASRVMTTAAYRV; from the coding sequence ATGTTCGACAAGGCCATCATCGAGTTCGACAAGGCGCTGCGCACCGTTTTCGCGCCGGCGCGAAGTGTCCGCCCCGTACCGGGAGACGACGTGCCCGACGCGCCGCTGGACGACGAACAGAAGCGGCATGCGGCGGCGCTGATGCGCGTCAATCACGTCGGCGAAATCTGCGCCCAGGCGCTGTACCAGGGGCAGGCCATCATGTCCGCTGACGAGCGGGTGCGCGAAGAACTGCAACGCGCTTCCCATGAGGAAACCGAGCACCTCGCGTGGACCGAGCAGCGCATCGCCGAACTCGGCGGACGCAAGAGCCTGCTCAATCCCTTGTGGTACAGCGGCGCGCTCGCCATCGGCATGCTGGCGGGTCGTTTCGGCGATCGCTGGAACCTCGGCTTTCTAGCGGAGACGGAGCGGCAGGTCGAGGCCCATCTCACGAGCCACCTCGAACGTCTGCCGGCCGACGATCGCAAGTCGCGCGCGATCGTGGAGCAGATGCGGACCGACGAAGTCGAGCATGCCGAAACCGCGCTCAAGCTGGGCGGGCGGGAACTCCCGTTGCCAGTGCGCAGCGCCATGAAACTGGCGTCGCGGGTCATGACGACAGCCGCTTATCGCGTCTGA
- a CDS encoding M23 family metallopeptidase, with amino-acid sequence MLVRKSRILADLPAHLLSRKRSWLVAGVLGSSLLGVVAATAVVPDAPEAIATQAVIERLPKPLASSTAVESDLPFVHDDRVQPGDTVNSIFRRLGIRDDEALAFLLESDDGRNALRQLRAGRSVTATIRSDGVLTSLSLPTGANGDRITLERADEGLRFRTQTAALSTVVEMRSGTIRHSLFATTDAIGLPDSIATKLADLFGTEIDFHTDLRKGDRFGVVYESIYDQGVPVRTGRILAAEFVNQGKRHAVVLYAGASGKEQYYTEDGRSLKQAFLRSPLEFSRVTSGFGRRLHPIHNNWRSHNGVDFGAPTGTPVKATSDGVVEFVGTQRGYGNIIVLRHRGKYDTAYGHLNAFAARLRKGATVEQGDVIGYVGSTGWATGPHLHYEIRVNDVPQDPLKIALPTAEPLSPREVASFKTATAPVLRQLGLLNNNTQMASATQ; translated from the coding sequence ATGCTGGTCAGGAAAAGCAGGATTCTAGCCGATCTCCCGGCCCATCTCCTCTCTCGTAAGCGCAGCTGGCTGGTCGCCGGCGTCCTCGGCTCTTCGCTGCTCGGCGTGGTTGCGGCCACCGCGGTGGTGCCGGACGCGCCCGAGGCGATCGCCACCCAGGCCGTCATCGAGCGACTCCCCAAACCACTCGCCAGCAGCACGGCGGTGGAGTCCGACCTGCCTTTCGTGCATGACGACAGGGTCCAGCCCGGCGATACGGTGAACTCCATTTTCCGCCGGCTCGGTATCCGCGACGACGAAGCGCTGGCCTTCCTGCTCGAGTCCGATGACGGCCGCAACGCGCTGCGTCAGTTGCGCGCCGGGCGTTCGGTCACGGCCACGATCCGGTCCGACGGCGTGCTGACATCGCTCAGCCTGCCCACCGGAGCCAACGGCGACCGGATTACCCTCGAACGCGCGGACGAGGGCCTGCGCTTCCGCACCCAGACAGCGGCCCTTTCCACCGTGGTGGAAATGCGTTCCGGCACCATCCGCCACTCGCTGTTCGCAACAACCGACGCTATCGGCCTGCCCGACAGCATTGCAACGAAACTCGCCGACCTCTTCGGCACCGAGATCGACTTCCACACCGACCTGCGCAAGGGCGACCGCTTCGGCGTCGTCTACGAGTCGATCTACGACCAGGGCGTGCCGGTCCGCACCGGGCGCATCCTGGCGGCGGAATTCGTCAACCAGGGCAAGCGGCACGCGGTGGTCCTGTATGCGGGAGCAAGCGGCAAAGAGCAGTACTACACCGAAGACGGCCGCAGCCTCAAGCAGGCTTTCCTGCGCTCGCCGCTCGAATTCTCCCGCGTGACCTCCGGCTTTGGTCGCCGCCTCCACCCCATCCATAACAACTGGCGCAGCCACAACGGGGTGGACTTCGGCGCCCCCACCGGCACCCCGGTCAAGGCAACATCGGACGGCGTGGTTGAATTCGTCGGCACCCAGCGGGGCTACGGCAACATCATCGTGCTGCGTCACCGCGGCAAGTACGACACCGCCTACGGGCACCTCAACGCGTTCGCCGCGCGCCTGCGCAAGGGCGCAACCGTCGAGCAAGGTGATGTCATCGGCTACGTCGGCTCTACCGGCTGGGCCACCGGGCCGCACCTGCATTACGAAATCCGGGTGAACGACGTACCCCAGGACCCCCTCAAGATCGCACTTCCCACCGCCGAGCCGCTGTCGCCGCGGGAGGTCGCGTCTTTCAAGACGGCTACCGCCCCGGTTCTTCGGCAACTCGGGCTGCTTAACAACAACACGCAGATGGCGAGCGCGACCCAGTAA
- a CDS encoding lytic transglycosylase domain-containing protein: protein MPRALLPPPRLRRFAVAAVLAAGCGAAWGGAQQYEPLAASVRAALHAAVSDARAPELPIADAGERAQWLAEMSRRLQKRIPDADYRTELLTSIHYEATRAGLDPQLVLGLVQVESNFRKYAISTAGARGFMQVMPFWIQVIGRPDDNLFHLRTNLRYGCTILRHYLDIERGDLYRALGRYNGSLGKPEYPNLVRTAWERDWSWKPARLTTAAAEPGPLPSLSR from the coding sequence ATGCCCCGCGCCCTGCTCCCGCCTCCACGGCTGCGCCGGTTTGCCGTGGCGGCCGTACTGGCCGCAGGCTGTGGCGCCGCCTGGGGCGGCGCGCAGCAGTACGAACCGCTCGCCGCCAGCGTGCGCGCCGCGCTGCACGCCGCGGTAAGCGATGCCCGCGCGCCCGAACTGCCCATTGCGGATGCCGGGGAACGGGCGCAATGGCTGGCGGAGATGTCGCGCCGCCTGCAGAAGCGTATCCCCGACGCGGACTACCGCACCGAACTGCTTACCAGCATCCACTACGAGGCCACCCGGGCGGGCCTCGACCCGCAGTTGGTGCTTGGCCTCGTTCAGGTCGAGAGCAACTTCCGCAAGTACGCCATTTCCACCGCCGGCGCCCGCGGCTTCATGCAGGTGATGCCGTTCTGGATCCAGGTGATCGGCCGTCCGGACGACAACCTCTTTCATCTGCGGACCAACCTGCGCTACGGCTGCACCATCCTGCGCCACTATCTGGACATCGAACGGGGCGACCTCTACCGCGCGCTGGGGCGCTACAACGGCAGTCTCGGCAAGCCGGAGTACCCGAACCTCGTGCGCACCGCGTGGGAACGCGACTGGTCCTGGAAGCCGGCCCGCCTGACCACCGCCGCGGCGGAGCCGGGCCCGCTCCCTTCGCTCAGCCGTTGA
- a CDS encoding proline--tRNA ligase produces the protein MRARQFFISTLKEAPADAEVVSQKLMLRAGMIRKVAAGIYNYLPMGLKSIRKVENIIREEMNRAGALELTMPLVQPSELWQETGRWDKMGPEMLRFKDRHERDFALQPTSEEVVTDIARQELKSYRQLPKNFYQIQTKFRDERRPRFGVMRGREFTMKDAYSFDRSAEAAGESYDAMYAAYSRIFDRLGLTYRAVAADTGAIGGDRSHEFQVIADTGEDAIVYCPDSSYAANIELAEALSLLPARAGASAPLAKTPTPGKSTCEDVAALLSVPLATTVKSLVLATDDEDESGKVVKSTVWLLLVRGDHELNEVKAGKIEGLKAGFRFATEAEILDHFGCKPGYLGPIGLAKPVKVIADRTVANMADFVCGANAEDFHYTGANWGRDLPEPDLVADIRNVVEGDPSPDGKGKLAIQRGIEVGHVFYLGTKYSKAMNATFLDVDGKPKHFEMGCYGIGVTRILGAAIEQNHDERGIIWPASIAPFEVVICPVGWSKSEAVREEAQKLYDALLAAGVDVILDDRDERPGVMFADWELIGVPHRVTIGDRGLKEGVAEYQGRRDPEASRVAVADIAPHLISRLRP, from the coding sequence ATGCGCGCACGTCAATTCTTCATCTCCACCCTCAAGGAAGCCCCCGCGGACGCGGAAGTCGTCAGCCAGAAACTGATGCTCCGCGCGGGCATGATCCGCAAGGTCGCCGCCGGCATCTACAACTACCTGCCGATGGGCCTGAAGAGCATCCGCAAGGTGGAAAACATCATCCGCGAGGAAATGAACCGCGCCGGCGCGCTCGAACTCACCATGCCGCTGGTGCAGCCGTCGGAGCTGTGGCAGGAAACCGGCCGCTGGGACAAGATGGGCCCCGAGATGCTGCGTTTCAAGGATCGCCACGAGCGCGATTTCGCACTGCAGCCCACCTCCGAGGAAGTCGTCACCGACATCGCCCGCCAGGAGCTGAAGAGCTACCGCCAGCTGCCCAAGAACTTCTACCAGATCCAGACCAAGTTCCGCGACGAGCGCCGGCCGCGCTTTGGCGTGATGCGCGGACGTGAATTCACCATGAAGGACGCCTACTCCTTCGACCGCAGCGCGGAAGCGGCCGGTGAAAGCTACGACGCGATGTATGCCGCCTACAGCCGCATCTTCGATCGCCTCGGCCTCACCTACCGGGCGGTCGCGGCCGACACCGGCGCCATCGGCGGCGACCGTTCGCACGAATTCCAGGTCATCGCCGACACTGGCGAGGACGCCATCGTCTACTGCCCCGATTCCAGCTACGCGGCCAACATCGAACTCGCCGAAGCGCTGTCGCTGCTTCCGGCGCGCGCGGGCGCGTCCGCCCCGCTGGCAAAGACGCCGACGCCGGGCAAGTCGACCTGCGAGGATGTCGCCGCGCTGCTCAGCGTGCCGCTTGCCACCACGGTGAAATCGCTGGTGCTCGCCACCGACGACGAGGACGAGAGCGGCAAGGTGGTGAAGAGCACCGTGTGGCTGCTGCTGGTGCGTGGCGACCACGAACTCAACGAAGTGAAGGCAGGGAAGATCGAAGGACTGAAGGCCGGGTTCCGCTTCGCGACCGAGGCGGAAATCCTCGACCATTTCGGCTGCAAGCCGGGCTACCTCGGTCCGATCGGCCTCGCCAAACCGGTCAAGGTGATCGCCGACCGCACCGTCGCCAACATGGCCGACTTCGTGTGCGGGGCCAACGCCGAGGACTTCCACTACACCGGCGCCAACTGGGGCCGCGACCTGCCGGAACCGGACCTCGTGGCCGACATCCGCAACGTGGTCGAAGGCGATCCCAGCCCGGACGGCAAGGGCAAGCTGGCGATCCAGCGCGGCATCGAGGTCGGGCATGTGTTCTACCTCGGCACCAAGTACTCGAAGGCGATGAACGCCACCTTCCTCGACGTCGACGGCAAGCCCAAGCACTTCGAGATGGGCTGCTACGGCATCGGCGTCACCCGCATCCTCGGCGCCGCCATCGAGCAGAACCACGACGAGCGCGGCATCATCTGGCCCGCCTCCATCGCGCCGTTCGAAGTGGTGATCTGCCCGGTGGGCTGGAGCAAGTCGGAAGCGGTGCGCGAAGAAGCGCAGAAGCTCTACGACGCGCTCCTGGCTGCGGGTGTCGATGTGATCCTGGACGATCGTGACGAACGTCCCGGGGTCATGTTTGCCGACTGGGAGCTGATCGGCGTGCCCCACCGCGTGACCATCGGCGACCGTGGCCTGAAGGAAGGCGTCGCCGAGTACCAGGGCCGCCGTGATCCCGAAGCCAGCCGCGTCGCGGTCGCGGACATCGCGCCGCATTTGATTTCCCGGCTGCGCCCCTGA
- the rpsI gene encoding 30S ribosomal protein S9 yields MAVTYNYGTGRRKTAVARVFIKPGSGNIVVNGKPVDEFFSRETGRMIVRQPLVLTGNEGRFDIMVNVTGGGESGQAGAVRHGITRALIDYSAELKSELRAAGFVTRDAREVERKKVGLRKARRAKQFSKR; encoded by the coding sequence ATGGCCGTGACTTACAACTACGGTACGGGCCGTCGCAAGACCGCGGTTGCCCGTGTTTTCATCAAGCCGGGCTCCGGCAACATCGTCGTCAACGGCAAGCCGGTCGACGAGTTCTTCTCGCGTGAAACCGGCCGCATGATCGTTCGTCAGCCGCTGGTGCTGACGGGCAACGAAGGCCGCTTCGACATCATGGTCAACGTCACCGGTGGTGGCGAGTCCGGTCAAGCCGGTGCGGTGCGTCACGGTATCACCCGCGCGCTGATCGACTACAGTGCCGAACTGAAGTCCGAACTGCGTGCCGCCGGCTTCGTCACGCGTGATGCGCGTGAAGTCGAGCGTAAGAAGGTCGGTCTGCGCAAGGCCCGCCGCGCCAAGCAGTTCTCGAAGCGTTAA
- a CDS encoding CNP1-like family protein produces the protein MKRCITGVLTLALLGGGVGRALAAEELVDLEPEWKEAELVLPAPPRESSLRPFSIGTPSPNVFLIDVDTLTVGTDGVVRYVMVVRTPGGAENVTFEGIRCGTTERRIYAAAGKGGEWSMMKRSEWTRIVDNTYNRPRAALALDYFCDGPAPPRTRQHVLDRLRGQREYADPLKRGV, from the coding sequence TTGAAGCGTTGCATTACTGGTGTGCTGACCCTCGCGCTGCTGGGCGGCGGCGTGGGCCGGGCCCTTGCCGCCGAAGAACTGGTCGATCTGGAGCCCGAGTGGAAGGAGGCGGAACTCGTCCTGCCGGCGCCGCCCCGTGAGTCCTCGCTGCGTCCGTTTTCGATCGGAACGCCTTCGCCCAACGTCTTCCTGATCGACGTCGATACGCTCACCGTTGGCACCGACGGTGTCGTCCGCTACGTCATGGTGGTGCGTACGCCCGGTGGCGCGGAGAACGTGACCTTCGAGGGCATACGGTGCGGCACGACGGAACGGCGGATTTACGCCGCCGCGGGCAAGGGCGGGGAGTGGTCGATGATGAAGCGTAGCGAGTGGACGCGGATCGTGGACAACACCTACAACCGGCCGCGTGCCGCGCTCGCGCTGGACTACTTCTGCGATGGTCCCGCGCCTCCGCGCACCCGTCAGCATGTGCTGGACCGGTTGCGGGGCCAGCGGGAATACGCCGATCCACTCAAGCGCGGGGTGTAA